In one window of Henckelia pumila isolate YLH828 chromosome 1, ASM3356847v2, whole genome shotgun sequence DNA:
- the LOC140874427 gene encoding uncharacterized protein — translation MAESNIGWPDAKKERKAGVLEVDALTALNAKIDALTHQMAVMQTSSANQVQVQQPDEQQVFEVDAANFMGNQGRQQYNPYSNTYNPGWKNHPNFAWKAADPTANTSKPVEKKPSFEEIMMKYVAGTETRLQNQEAMLQKLETQMSQIATQLSNRPAGSFPSNTERNPNDVIAILAVAISQAEIVEKNTEDEEASEPSKEKGLEEAPNQSDSTPTGNKGCEEEKLLRVIREHIRAIGWSLADIKGISPIMCMHKILMEAEHKTYTQSQRRLNPTMQEFIEVFIDDFSVVGSSFDACLLNLKKVLQRCEERNLVLNWEKCLFMVKEGIVLGHKMSEAFQILKQKLTTAPVIVAPDWNLSFELMSYLVGIKVIVHTDHSELKYLMSKKDAKPRMGAENQVADHLSRLENQGAETQIIHDDFPDEHLFEVTKLPWCIPAEEVSHILSHCHTGPTGGHFDAGRTVAKVLQSGFYWTSLFKDAYTYVLACDACQKVGNISRRHEMPLNNILVCEVFDLWGIYFMGPFPVSEGNKYILVAVDYVSKWVEALATGEERFLQLNELEELRLDAYENARIYKENTKKWHDQRIVSREFEESYVRDGQDHSLSSKLNSSPLAESSFSSAPDVSFAPPSVIQSVFSPLFFFTPEVRLPPLHRFRHILPEVS, via the exons atggctgaaagcaatattggatggccagatgctAAAAAGGAGAGAAAAGCTGGAGTTCTAGAAGTCGATGCACTAACAGCACTGAATGCCAAGATCGATGCACTTACTCATCAGATGGCAGTTATGCAGACATCTTcagccaatcaagtgcaagTCCAACAGCCTGACGAACAGCAAGTATTTGAGGTTGATGCTGCAAATTTTATGGGGAATCAAGGGAGACAGCAATACAACCCCTACAGCAATACttacaatcctggctggaagaaccatccaaactTCGCATGGAAAGCTGCAGACCCCACAGCCAATACATCAAAGCCAGTCGAGAAGAAGccctcctttgaagaaattatgatgaaatatgtagctggtACTGAGACTCGACTACAGAATCAGGAGGCAATGTTGCAGAAGTTAGAAACACAGATGAGCCAGATAGCAACACAGTTGTCTAATAGGCCAGCAGGATCgtttcctagcaatactgagaggAATCCCAATGATGTCATTGCTATTCTGGCGGTGGCTATATCGCAAGCAGAAATTGTGGAGAAAAATACTGAGGATGAGGAAGCAAGCGAGCCAAGCAAGGAAAAAGGGCTGGAGGAAGCGCCAAACCAGTCAGACTCGACACCTACGGGCAATAAAG gttgtGAGGAGGAAAAGCTGTTGCGGGTGATTCGAGAGCACATAAGAGCCATAGGATGGAGTTTGGCAGATATCAAGGGGATTAGTCCAAtcatgtgcatgcacaaaatattgatgGAAGCGGAGCACAAGACATATACTCAATCACAGAGGCGACTCAACCCGAcgatgcaagag ttTATAGAAGTGTTTATAGATGATTTTTCTGTGGTTGGATCATCGTTTGATGCATGTTTATTAAATCTGAAAAAGGTGTTGCAGAGATGTGAGGAGAGAAATCTTGTgttgaattgggaaaaatgccTGTTCATGGTGAAAGAGGGCATTGTTTTAGGACATAAGATGTCTGAG GCCTTTCAGATTTTAAAGCAGAAATTAACAACGGCACCAGTGATAGTAGCGCCTGATTGGAATCTGTcgtttgagttgat GTCTTATTTGGTGGGAATCAAAGTCATAGTTCACACGGATCACTCGGAATTGAAGTATTTGATGAGCAAgaaggatgctaaacccag GATGGGCGCggagaatcaagttgcagacCACCTTTCACGCTTGGAAAATCAAGGAGCTGAAACGCAAAtaattcatgatgattttccagatgagcATTTGTTTGAGGTAACAAAATTACCATG gtgtattccagcGGAGGAGGTAAGTCATATACTCTCACACTGTCACACAGgtccgactggaggtcacttcgACGCAGGTCGTACCGTCGCTAAAGTActtcagtcgggattttattggACTTCATTATTTAAGGATGCATATACTTATGTGCTTGCTTGTGATGCTTGTCAAAAAGTtggtaatatttctaggagacaCGAGATGCCCCtaaataatattcttgtttgtgaagtttttgatctATGGGGTATATATTTCATGGGACCGTTTCCTGTGTCTGAAgggaacaaatatattttggttgcggtcgattatgtgtctaaatGGGTTGAAGCACTG gCTACAGGTGAAGAACGTTTTCTACAgttgaatgaacttgaagagCTTAGGTTGGATGCTTATGAAAATGCCAGAATTTACAAAGAGAATACCAAGAAATGGCATGATCAGCGCATTGTCTCACGTGAGTTCGAG GAAAGCTACGTTCGAGATGGTCAGGACCATTCACTATCAAGCAA GCTAAATTCATCACCTCTCGCCGAAAGTTCGTTCTCCTCCGCGCCGGACGTCTCCTTCGCGCCGCCCTCTGTTATCCAGTCAGTTTTCTCTCCTCTGTTCTTCTTCACGCCGGAAGTTCGTTTGCCGCCTCTCCACCGATTCCGCCACATCTTGCCGGAAGTTTCTTAG